The Engystomops pustulosus chromosome 1, aEngPut4.maternal, whole genome shotgun sequence genome has a window encoding:
- the DIABLO gene encoding diablo IAP-binding mitochondrial protein produces the protein MASFSRRVLWSFSHLLRQSSPVVFRRHVSSFFRGSWRQVLSVGLGASLCAIPVGQRSDPALSNEHLIKRAAALVTDSTQTLLSQTTYALIDSLTEYTKAVYTLLSLHKKYTSLLDKMNSSEESAICQVIIGARVQMKKLQDEYLKYEASWTRAVSLSEMAAEAAYQAGADHASVTVRNHIQLVQIQVEETRELAQRAEALLVASQSEEIMKTVTEDKKHPPDEGSPEEVPESYLRED, from the exons ATGGCGTCGTTCAGTAGAAGAGTCTTGTGGAGTTTCTCCCATCTCCTCAG acagtcCAGCCCCGTAGTATTCAGAAGACACGTCTCCAGCTTCTTTAGAGGGTCATGGCGTCAGGTGCTTTCAGTGGGATTGGGGGCCAGTCTCTGTGCTATTCCAGTGGGGCAG AGATCAGATCCTGCATTATCAAATGAGCATCTAATAAAGAGAGCGGCAGCTCTGGTGACAGACAGCACACAGACCCTTCTGTCACAAACTACATATGCGCTTATTGATTCCCTCACAGAATACACTAAG GCGGTGTACACACTTCTCTCTCTACATAAGAAATATACATCACTTCTGGACAAGATGAACTCTAGTGAAGAAAGTGCAATCTGTCAGGTGATCATTGGGGCACGTGTGCAG ATGAAAAAGTTGCAAGATGAATACCTGAAGTATGAGGCCAGCTGGACACGTGCTGTCAGTCTCTCAGAGATGGCAGCTGAAGCTGCTTACCAGGCTG GTGCAGACCATGCCTCCGTGACTGTAAGAAATCACATACAGTTGGTGCAGATTCAGGTGGAAGAGACCCGTGAGCTTGCCCAGAGAGCAGAGGCCCTGCTGGTTGCCTCTCAGTCAGAGGAAATTATGAAGACTGTTACAGAAGACAAAAAGCATCCTCCTGATGAAGGCAGTCCTGAAGAAGTTCCTGAATCTTATCTGCGTGAAGATTGA